The proteins below come from a single Pieris brassicae chromosome 1, ilPieBrab1.1, whole genome shotgun sequence genomic window:
- the LOC123710852 gene encoding alkaline phosphatase-like, protein MFAREVVVLLVFMMSGQCVLRKDRQYWEELGESEMEEALNLKNNLGVAKNVILFIGDGMGAQTVTAARIHKGGEGHRLSFEKFPHMGVLKTYSADKMVPDSASTASALLGGIKTNIKSIGVDASVPNRDCEASLRPEAKVESLAAHALRAGKAAGFVTTMRVTHATPAPVYAFSSDRNWECDALTPANCKDIARQLIEDWPGRDLNVILGGGRQSLITNAKALENDPLSNGACSRKDGRNLIEDYKKNKESRGLNYTFVGNTEQLKSIPEDTDYLLGIFSNAHLPFEFQRRPESPSIVDMTEAAIKVLQRNRNGFFLMVEGGNIDMGHHMGRARTAIDEALAMEEAVKLAYNMTDPSDTLLVVASDHSHSMTINGQPNRGDDIFGTVGPSRVDGLNYTTIAYGTGGPGSRQYEIQVVNGTNQIVRRDPMQDDTTDFMYQQTAAFAIEWNRHGGGDVGVYASGPYSHLFHNVHEQHYVYYAISYAARLGKYAERPTDSGAFSIQTNLLLSLMSLLLVLIAVI, encoded by the exons ATGTTCGCACGTGAAGTAGTTGTGCTATTGGTGTTTATGATGTCGGGACAATGTGTTTTACGAAAAG aTCGTCAGTACTGGGAAGAGTTAGGTGAAAGCGAGATGGAAGAAGCtctgaatttaaaaaacaacttaGGTGTTGCCAAGAATGTGATTCTCTTCATCGGTGATGGCATGGGAGCTCAGACCGTGACTGCCGCGCGCATACATAAGGGAGGAGAGGGACATAGGTTGTCATTCGAAAAGTTCCCTCATATGGGTGTGTTGAAA ACATACTCTGCGGACAAAATGGTTCCGGATTCTGCATCAACAGCCTCAGCTTTGCTGGGTGGTATCAAGACTAATATAAAGAGTATAGGAGTAGACGCGAGTGTACCCAATCGGGATTGTGAAGCATCCTTACGACCTGAAGCTAAGGTGGAGTCATTGGCAGCACATGCTTTGAGGGCAGGAAAGGCGGCAG GTTTTGTTACAACGATGAGAGTGACACACGCGACACCAGCCCCAGTATACGCATTCAGCTCTGATAGGAACTGGGAGTGCGACGCCTTGACACCTGCCAACTGCAAAGATATTGCCCGTCAGTTGATCGAGGATTGGCCTGGACGAGACCTGAAT GTAATTCTTGGAGGTGGACGTCAAAGTCTGATAACAAATGCGAAGGCGTTAGAAAACGACCCTCTTAGTAACGGAGCCTGCTCCAGAAAAGATGGTAGAAACCTCATCGAGGATTACAAAAAGAACAAGGAGAGCCGAGGGCTGAACTATACCTTCGTTGGTAATACGGAACAATTGAAGAGCATACCCGAAGACACAGATTATTTATTGG GAATATTTTCCAACGCTCACTTGCCATTTGAGTTCCAAAGAAGACCTGAGTCCCCGTCAATTGTAGACATGACGGAGGCCGCAATAAAAGTTCTACAACGAAATAGGAACGGATTCTTCCTTATG gttgAAGGTGGAAACATAGACATGGGTCACCATATGGGTAGAGCACGCACGGCCATTGACGAAGCCTTAGCAATGGAGGAGGCTGTAAAACTAGCTTATAACATGACCGATCCCAGTGATACTCTACTAGTGGTGGCATCAGACCACTCGCACTCTATGACCATTAATGGACAACCCAATCGCGGTGACGATATCTTTG GTACCGTTGGTCCGTCAAGGGTAGACGGCCTCAACTACACGACGATAGCGTACGGCACCGGTGGACCTGGCTCCCGTCAATATGAGATCCAGGTCGTGAACGGCACAAACCAGATAGTGCGACGAGACCCTATGCAAGATGACACCACAGACTTTATGTACCAGCAAACAGCTGCCTTTGCCATAGAATGGAACAGGCACGGTGGAGGAGATGTTGGTGTTTATGCTAGCG GTCCATATTCCCACTTATTTCACAACGTCCACGAACAACATTACGTATACTACGCTATATCGTACGCAGCAAGATTGGGCAAGTACGCTGAGCGACCCACCGACTCCGGTGCATTCTCAATACAGACAAATCTTCTCCTGTCTTTAATGTCTttgttattagtattaattgcTGTTATATAG
- the LOC123713800 gene encoding uncharacterized protein LOC123713800 isoform X1, which yields MAESRDFNDILDDIVLSEDAQEKESYKEGFQAGVETGYYMRIVVHHLELNDTLDPKYSDKIIKQLQKVKDLIDEFPRTNSEDHDILKMAETIRGQFRKASSLLKISSNIPYDAGVSF from the exons ATGGCAGAAAGTAgagattttaatgatattctTGATGATATCGTTTTAAGTGAGGATGCTCAAGAAAAGGAGAGTTACAAGGAAGGTTTTCAAGCAGGAGTTGAAACTG gTTACTACATGAGAATAGTTGTACATCATTTAGAATTGAATGACAcattagacccaaaatattctgacaaaattattaaacaattgcaAAAGGTAAAAGATTTGATTGACGAATTTCCTCGAACTAACTCTGAGGACCATGACATTTTAAAGATGGCCGAGACTATCAGAGGTCAGTTTAGAAAAGCTTCTTCATTGTTGAAAATTTCATCAAACATACCATATGATGCTGGAGTTTCTTTCTAA
- the LOC123713800 gene encoding protein LTO1 homolog isoform X2 — MAESRDFNDILDDIVLSEDAQEKESYKEGFQAGVETGNADGFHLGYHRGFQLGRELGYYMRIVVHHLELNDTLDPKYSDKIIKQLQKVKDLIDEFPRTNSEDHDILKMAETIRGQFRKASSLLKISSNIPYDAGVSF, encoded by the exons ATGGCAGAAAGTAgagattttaatgatattctTGATGATATCGTTTTAAGTGAGGATGCTCAAGAAAAGGAGAGTTACAAGGAAGGTTTTCAAGCAGGAGTTGAAACTGGTAATGCAGACGGTTTCCATTTAGGTTATCATAGAGGCTTTCAACTCGGACGTGAACTAG gTTACTACATGAGAATAGTTGTACATCATTTAGAATTGAATGACAcattagacccaaaatattctgacaaaattattaaacaattgcaAAAGGTAAAAGATTTGATTGACGAATTTCCTCGAACTAACTCTGAGGACCATGACATTTTAAAGATGGCCGAGACTATCAGAGGTCAGTTTAGAAAAGCTTCTTCATTGTTGAAAATTTCATCAAACATACCATATGATGCTGGAGTTTCTTTCTAA
- the LOC123713785 gene encoding probable methyltransferase-like protein 25 isoform X3, with translation MMLEFLSKAIIYSENEISKWVETTRNHCLINNEYCLNPQGLQKLIISQGSNMQPELKITEFMNSKKSYEVQSMSAYVASLHNLCGATHCVEAGGGKGHLLVALSLGYQIPSLTIDCDEKTLRNAEKRVKIIQKQWHAIAKKINKNSEVKMSNIDSELHRFAPAFITKDTDLTEVVQNQFKCETVKLLLTGLHTCGNLGPDSLRLFTTHQNVGALFNVPCCYHLLSEEVDGGLYDVFQRDYGGVGDSYGFPMSEHLRGFNLGRNARMLAAQSIERVTARKELPNRSLLYRALLQEIIKNHSPESTIKEGKLKGISCQSFEEYLKTADAILNIGLDSCQIPETTIDCQWKKIVLFYLIRLCLAQVVESVILMDRLLFLYENGFTNVFLVKLFDPVLSPRCHSIVAIR, from the exons ATGATGCTGGAGTTTCTTTCTAAAGCaataa TATATTCGGAAAATGAAATTTCAAAATGGGTTGAAACTACCCGAAACCACTGCCTCATTAACAATGAGTACTGTCTGAACCCCCAAGGACTACAGAAGTTAATAATATCACAAGGAAGCAATATGCAACCAGAATTAAAAATCACAGAGTTTATGAACAGTAAAAAAAGTTATGAA GTTCAATCAATGTCAGCATATGTGGCATCCCTCCATAACTTGTGTGGAGCCACACATTGTGTTGAAGCGGGTGGTGGTAAAGGACACTTGTTGGTTGCTTTATCACTTGGGTACCAGATACCCAGTCTTACTATTGACTGCGATGAAAAGACTCTGAGAAATGCTGAAAAGAGAGTTAAAATCATTCAG aaacaGTGGCACGCTATCgccaagaaaataaataaaaactctgaAGTTAAAATGTCAAACATTGACAGTGAACTACACAGATTCGCACCAGCTTTTATTACCAAGGACACAGATCTTACAGAAGTTGTGCAGAATCAGTTTAAATGTGAAACAGTTAAACTGTTATTAACTG GTCTTCATACCTGCGGGAACCTAGGTCCGGATTCCTTAAGATTATTCACAACGCACCAAAATGTTGGCGCACTGTTCAATGTGCCATGTTGCTACCATCTGCTAAGTGAGGAGGTGGATGGGGGATTATATGACGTCTTTCAACGGGATTATGGTGGTGTGGGTGATTCTTATGGATTCCCTATGTCTGAGCATTTGAGGG GTTTTAATTTGGGTCGAAATGCTCGGATGTTAGCAGCGCAGTCTATAGAACGAGTAACGGCTCGTAAAGAGTTACCGAACCGGAGCTTGCTGTATAGAGCTTTACTTCAG gaaataattaagaatCATTCGCCAGAATCAACAATAAAAGAAGGCAAATTGAAAGGCATATCTTGTCAATCGTTCGAAGAGTATTTAAAAACCGCAGACGCCATCTTGAATATTGGACTTGACAGCTGCCAAATACCAGAGACAACGATAGATTGCCAGtggaaaaaaatagttttattctaTTTGATTAGGTTATGTTTAGCGCAAGTGGTTGaaagtgtaattttaatggatagattattgtttttgtatgaaaatggaTTTACTAATGTGTTTTTGGTTAAGTTGTTCGATCCGGTGTTATCACCGCGATGTCATAGTATAGTCGCTATAAGAtag
- the LOC123713785 gene encoding probable methyltransferase-like protein 25 isoform X2 has protein sequence MMLEFLSKAIKIKMDSKVTHLRQNLDTIITFLTPYLPLANCHMVEFFTQSHWDRLLPSDLQHYLDKSNLLDAVNIFWKASEKNNLYSENEISKWVETTRNHCLINNEYCLNPQGLQKLIISQGSNMQPELKITEFMNSKKSYEVQSMSAYVASLHNLCGATHCVEAGGGKGHLLVALSLGYQIPSLTIDCDEKTLRNAEKRVKIIQKQWHAIAKKINKNSEVKMSNIDSELHRFAPAFITKDTDLTEVVQNQFKCETVKLLLTGPDSLRLFTTHQNVGALFNVPCCYHLLSEEVDGGLYDVFQRDYGGVGDSYGFPMSEHLRGFNLGRNARMLAAQSIERVTARKELPNRSLLYRALLQEIIKNHSPESTIKEGKLKGISCQSFEEYLKTADAILNIGLDSCQIPETTIDCQWKKIVLFYLIRLCLAQVVESVILMDRLLFLYENGFTNVFLVKLFDPVLSPRCHSIVAIR, from the exons ATGATGCTGGAGTTTCTTTCTAAAGCaataa AAATAAAGATGGACTCCAAAGTAACACATCTGCGACAGAACCTGGATACAATAATTACATTCCTAACTCCCTATTTACCACTAGCAAACTGTCACATGGTCGAGTTCTTTACACAGTCACATTGGGATAGATTATTGCCAAGTGATTTACAGCACTATTTAGATAAATCTAATTTGCTTGAtgcagttaatatattttggaaggcatcagaaaaaaacaatt TATATTCGGAAAATGAAATTTCAAAATGGGTTGAAACTACCCGAAACCACTGCCTCATTAACAATGAGTACTGTCTGAACCCCCAAGGACTACAGAAGTTAATAATATCACAAGGAAGCAATATGCAACCAGAATTAAAAATCACAGAGTTTATGAACAGTAAAAAAAGTTATGAA GTTCAATCAATGTCAGCATATGTGGCATCCCTCCATAACTTGTGTGGAGCCACACATTGTGTTGAAGCGGGTGGTGGTAAAGGACACTTGTTGGTTGCTTTATCACTTGGGTACCAGATACCCAGTCTTACTATTGACTGCGATGAAAAGACTCTGAGAAATGCTGAAAAGAGAGTTAAAATCATTCAG aaacaGTGGCACGCTATCgccaagaaaataaataaaaactctgaAGTTAAAATGTCAAACATTGACAGTGAACTACACAGATTCGCACCAGCTTTTATTACCAAGGACACAGATCTTACAGAAGTTGTGCAGAATCAGTTTAAATGTGAAACAGTTAAACTGTTATTAACTG GTCCGGATTCCTTAAGATTATTCACAACGCACCAAAATGTTGGCGCACTGTTCAATGTGCCATGTTGCTACCATCTGCTAAGTGAGGAGGTGGATGGGGGATTATATGACGTCTTTCAACGGGATTATGGTGGTGTGGGTGATTCTTATGGATTCCCTATGTCTGAGCATTTGAGGG GTTTTAATTTGGGTCGAAATGCTCGGATGTTAGCAGCGCAGTCTATAGAACGAGTAACGGCTCGTAAAGAGTTACCGAACCGGAGCTTGCTGTATAGAGCTTTACTTCAG gaaataattaagaatCATTCGCCAGAATCAACAATAAAAGAAGGCAAATTGAAAGGCATATCTTGTCAATCGTTCGAAGAGTATTTAAAAACCGCAGACGCCATCTTGAATATTGGACTTGACAGCTGCCAAATACCAGAGACAACGATAGATTGCCAGtggaaaaaaatagttttattctaTTTGATTAGGTTATGTTTAGCGCAAGTGGTTGaaagtgtaattttaatggatagattattgtttttgtatgaaaatggaTTTACTAATGTGTTTTTGGTTAAGTTGTTCGATCCGGTGTTATCACCGCGATGTCATAGTATAGTCGCTATAAGAtag
- the LOC123713785 gene encoding probable methyltransferase-like protein 25 isoform X1, with protein MMLEFLSKAIKIKMDSKVTHLRQNLDTIITFLTPYLPLANCHMVEFFTQSHWDRLLPSDLQHYLDKSNLLDAVNIFWKASEKNNLYSENEISKWVETTRNHCLINNEYCLNPQGLQKLIISQGSNMQPELKITEFMNSKKSYEVQSMSAYVASLHNLCGATHCVEAGGGKGHLLVALSLGYQIPSLTIDCDEKTLRNAEKRVKIIQKQWHAIAKKINKNSEVKMSNIDSELHRFAPAFITKDTDLTEVVQNQFKCETVKLLLTGLHTCGNLGPDSLRLFTTHQNVGALFNVPCCYHLLSEEVDGGLYDVFQRDYGGVGDSYGFPMSEHLRGFNLGRNARMLAAQSIERVTARKELPNRSLLYRALLQEIIKNHSPESTIKEGKLKGISCQSFEEYLKTADAILNIGLDSCQIPETTIDCQWKKIVLFYLIRLCLAQVVESVILMDRLLFLYENGFTNVFLVKLFDPVLSPRCHSIVAIR; from the exons ATGATGCTGGAGTTTCTTTCTAAAGCaataa AAATAAAGATGGACTCCAAAGTAACACATCTGCGACAGAACCTGGATACAATAATTACATTCCTAACTCCCTATTTACCACTAGCAAACTGTCACATGGTCGAGTTCTTTACACAGTCACATTGGGATAGATTATTGCCAAGTGATTTACAGCACTATTTAGATAAATCTAATTTGCTTGAtgcagttaatatattttggaaggcatcagaaaaaaacaatt TATATTCGGAAAATGAAATTTCAAAATGGGTTGAAACTACCCGAAACCACTGCCTCATTAACAATGAGTACTGTCTGAACCCCCAAGGACTACAGAAGTTAATAATATCACAAGGAAGCAATATGCAACCAGAATTAAAAATCACAGAGTTTATGAACAGTAAAAAAAGTTATGAA GTTCAATCAATGTCAGCATATGTGGCATCCCTCCATAACTTGTGTGGAGCCACACATTGTGTTGAAGCGGGTGGTGGTAAAGGACACTTGTTGGTTGCTTTATCACTTGGGTACCAGATACCCAGTCTTACTATTGACTGCGATGAAAAGACTCTGAGAAATGCTGAAAAGAGAGTTAAAATCATTCAG aaacaGTGGCACGCTATCgccaagaaaataaataaaaactctgaAGTTAAAATGTCAAACATTGACAGTGAACTACACAGATTCGCACCAGCTTTTATTACCAAGGACACAGATCTTACAGAAGTTGTGCAGAATCAGTTTAAATGTGAAACAGTTAAACTGTTATTAACTG GTCTTCATACCTGCGGGAACCTAGGTCCGGATTCCTTAAGATTATTCACAACGCACCAAAATGTTGGCGCACTGTTCAATGTGCCATGTTGCTACCATCTGCTAAGTGAGGAGGTGGATGGGGGATTATATGACGTCTTTCAACGGGATTATGGTGGTGTGGGTGATTCTTATGGATTCCCTATGTCTGAGCATTTGAGGG GTTTTAATTTGGGTCGAAATGCTCGGATGTTAGCAGCGCAGTCTATAGAACGAGTAACGGCTCGTAAAGAGTTACCGAACCGGAGCTTGCTGTATAGAGCTTTACTTCAG gaaataattaagaatCATTCGCCAGAATCAACAATAAAAGAAGGCAAATTGAAAGGCATATCTTGTCAATCGTTCGAAGAGTATTTAAAAACCGCAGACGCCATCTTGAATATTGGACTTGACAGCTGCCAAATACCAGAGACAACGATAGATTGCCAGtggaaaaaaatagttttattctaTTTGATTAGGTTATGTTTAGCGCAAGTGGTTGaaagtgtaattttaatggatagattattgtttttgtatgaaaatggaTTTACTAATGTGTTTTTGGTTAAGTTGTTCGATCCGGTGTTATCACCGCGATGTCATAGTATAGTCGCTATAAGAtag